The following are encoded together in the Tribolium castaneum strain GA2 chromosome 3, icTriCast1.1, whole genome shotgun sequence genome:
- the LOC135265658 gene encoding ookinete maturation protein 1-like, translating into MSENRISELISPIRRSLRLKARATSTPLPNSELFTENREPEDVETPKYKEITQNTTILERNENSTLNCSCSCNCSCCKSCVKKSPINITNLRRKLTQAIELGTCNIMIEKIEKIEAIMKNVKQKNDKSIEKERQDFSSDESSEENIKITLDRKIDRLLDNASLSSESDKEERNSFVMSEAEEGEEDTPSEDSNAIIEVGEEIRTESERSSDESYESGSFIDDNDDHKLLSGEEYDLSWDSPEKFSRIVKLSSGSDDEIVHVKKREKKPLKKPRKSRIIKCEDSSDEDEKFVDENKSETEKNSNEEQKKIIILENVKVQDIQNKELSEGINQVLKNILSQSSINSSTDTNLTPNGQVRRKKKRKPKKKQKMNGSLQIDNKNEEEESTNVQITAKRKLPNSDDSLQLQPPLKKKKKNRKRQKQRVEECSQLSLIEEAIKQTPVLKIELTNDWDIEDIQLKPTRPQPRKPKPKSEKSPKETEQCHSKDFRKPKSGKSPKVEKAAQFHSKDFRNLMLYDTSRNRRTDTKSLLYRKF; encoded by the coding sequence ATGTCAGAAAATCGAATTTCTGAACTTATATCTCCTATCAGACGTTCACTGCGTTTAAAAGCTAGAGCTACATCAACTCCTTTGCCTAATTCTGAATTATTTACTGAAAATAGAGAGCCTGAAGACGTGGAAACGCCAAAATATAAGGAAATTACCCAGAACACCACTATTTTAGAAAGAAACGAAAATTCTACCCTTAACTGTAGTTGTAGTTGCAACTGTAGCTGTTGTAAGAGCTGCGTGAAGAAATCGCCcattaatattacaaatttaCGAAGAAAACTAACGCAAGCCATTGAGCTGGGGACCTGTAATAtaatgattgaaaaaattgagaaaattgagGCTATCATGAAGAatgtgaaacaaaaaaacgacAAATCAATTGAGAAAGAACGTCAAGATTTTTCAAGCGATGAGAGTAGTGaagaaaacatcaaaataACATTGGATAGGAAAATTGATAGATTACTAGACAATGCTTCCTTATCTTCAGAAAGCGACAAGGAAGAGCGGAATTCATTCGTAATGAGTGAAGCAGAAGAAGGGGAGGAAGACACGCCTTCTGAAGACAGTAACGCAATTATAGAAGTTGGTGAAGAAATTCGTACAGAGTCTGAAAGAAGCAGTGACGAGTCTTATGAAAGCGGTTCATTTATTGACGATAATGATGACCATAAACTTTTATCAGGAGAAGAATATGATCTGTCGTGGGATTCCCCCGAAAAATTTAGCCGTATCGTAAAACTGAGTAGCGGAAGCGATGACGAAATAGTTCATGTGAAGAAAAGGGAGAAAAAACCGCTGAAAAAGCCAAGAAAGTCCAGGATTATTAAGTGTGAAGACTCAAGTGATGAAGatgaaaaatttgttgatgaaaataaaagcgaaactgaaaaaaattcaaacgaagaacagaaaaaaattatcattttggAAAATGTCAAGGTGCAAGATATACAGAATAAGGAACTGTCTGAGGGAATTAATCAAGtcctaaaaaatattttgtcccAATCGTCCATCAACAGTTCAACGGACACAAATTTAACACCCAATGGCCAAGTGCGGCGTAAGAAAAAAAGGAAACCAAAGAAGAAGCAAAAGATGAACGGAAGTCTTCAAATagataacaaaaatgaagaagaGGAATCTACAAATGTTCAAATTACCGCAAAAAGGAAACTGCCCAACTCAGACGATTCTTTGCAGTTACAACCGCCgttaaagaagaagaaaaagaacagaaaaagacaaaaacaaCGTGTAGAAGAATGTAGCCAATTGAGTCTAATAGAAGAAGCCATAAAACAAACGCCTGTGTTAAAAATAGAACTTACAAATGACTGGGACATAGAAGATATTCAATTAAAACCGACTAGACCGCAGCCGCGTAAACCAAAACCGAAATCAGAAAAATCCCCCAAAGAAACCGAACAATGCCATTCGAAAGATTTTCGGAAACCGAAATCAGGAAAATCCCCTAAAGTAGAAAAAGCCGCACAATTTCATTCGAAAGACTTTCGGAATTTGATGCTCTACGACACTTCGCGGAACAGACGGACTGATACTAAATCTCTTCTCTATAGAAAGTTTTGA
- the LOC661951 gene encoding uncharacterized protein LOC661951 isoform X1: protein MHKYLSSSLNSVVSIDLETSWAAQSLQEALQQARFQQKQIQEREEKLVRLYESQQQKAFERVGRGSAGSNTSLGSTGGGKVRQMFDERRQKAGIDRSYPLEPLKASKTNNSRGGSVERKITVNRTATKSVAQIRNGKPVVSKKVVQSIYNNNDGDESFEQHTYESDNLNQTYNKHSDIVELMNNHNLNDSLDNEEMPELGFDEVDEPVFTGKLANLGGKLPSEKVEKKAKPPSNTLGKTFRKETKPIIKRSVKPSASVQPLKTTSSPVSSPVRSLSQTMQSAKSNPVKKGTPQPPQSARAPCKDRPSAKQSAKSPVARDDLNECRFCNRRFAADRLQVHESICGKTAKKKRKIYDATKHRVEGTELEQYVRRGKNLSSKASNRQAPRKDWRRTHEEFINAIRAAKMAQAHVAKGGKLADLPPPPPSSNPDYVQCPHCGRKFNEAAAERHIPKCATYEFNKPKPGANKSKTSGRSMR from the exons ATGCATAAATACTTATCGTCTAGTCTCAACTCCGTCGTTTCGATCGATTTGGAGACATCATGGGCCGCTCAAAGCCTGCAGGAAGCCTTGCAACAA GCCAGGTTTCAACAGAAACAAATCCAAGAACGCGAAGAGAAACTCGTGCGTTTGTACGAATCGCAGCAGCAGAAAGCCTTCGAAAGAGTCGGTCGCGGAAGTGCCGGAAGTAACACCAGTTTGGGGTCAACTGGGGGCGGAAAAGTTCGCCAAATGTTTGACGAGAGGCGGCAAAAGGCGGGGATTGACCGGAGTTATCCGCTGGAGCCTTTGAAAGCGAGCAAGACTAATAATTCGCGAGGGGGAAGCGTGGAAAGGAAGATCACAGTTAATAGAACGGCCACGAAAAGTGTGGCGCAGATACGTAATGGGAAACCGGTAGTTAGTAAAAAAGTTGTTCAGTcgatttataataataatgacgGGGATGAGAGTTTTGAACAACATACGTACGAGAGCGATAATTTAAACCAGACTTATAACAAACACTCCGATATTGTGGAATTGATGAATAATCACAACTTGAATGATAGTTTAGATAATGAAGAAATGCCAGAGTTGGGGTTTGATGAGGTTGACGAGCCCGTTTTCACCGGGAAACTCGCCAATCTCGGCGGAAAACTGCCAAGTGAAAAGGTGGAGAAGAAAGCCAAGCCCCCGAGTAATACGTTGGGAAAAACCTTTCGTAAAGAGACCAAg CCCATCATCAAACGCAGCGTCAAACCCAGTGCTTCAGTGCAGCCGCTGAAGACGACGTCCAGCCCTGTTTCGTCTCCTGTTCGCTCGCTGTCGCAGACGATGCAATCGGCCAAG TCAAATCCGGTGAAGAAGGGGACTCCACAGCCCCCACAATCGGCGCGCGCCCCCTGCAAGGACCGGCCCTCGGCCAAGCAATCGGCCAAATCGCCCGTAGCTCGGGACGACCTGAACGAATGTAGGTTTTGCAACCGGAGGTTCGCTGCAGACCGCCTCCAGGTCCATGAGTCCATCTGTGGCAAAACGGCCAAAAAGAAACGAAAGATTTACGACGCCACCAAGCACAGGGTGGAGGGGACGGAGCTGGAGCAGTACGTGCGCAGAGGCAAGAATCTGAGTAGTAAA GCGTCGAATCGCCAAGCCCCCAGGAAGGACTGGCGCCGGACGCACGAGGAGTTCATTAACGCCATCCGAGCGGCCAAAATGGCCCAAGCACATGTGGCCAAAGGGGGCAAGTTGGCGGACttgccgccgccgccgccctCCAGCAACCCCGACTACGTCCAGTGCCCGCATTGCGGGCGCAAGTTCAACGAAGCGGCCGCCGAGAGACACATCCCCAAGTGTGCCACCTACGAGTTCAATAAACCCAAACCTGGAGCgaataaaagtaaaacttCGGGCAGGAGTATGAGATAG
- the LOC661951 gene encoding uncharacterized protein LOC661951 isoform X2 has protein sequence MTSRLVQMQARFQQKQIQEREEKLVRLYESQQQKAFERVGRGSAGSNTSLGSTGGGKVRQMFDERRQKAGIDRSYPLEPLKASKTNNSRGGSVERKITVNRTATKSVAQIRNGKPVVSKKVVQSIYNNNDGDESFEQHTYESDNLNQTYNKHSDIVELMNNHNLNDSLDNEEMPELGFDEVDEPVFTGKLANLGGKLPSEKVEKKAKPPSNTLGKTFRKETKPIIKRSVKPSASVQPLKTTSSPVSSPVRSLSQTMQSAKSNPVKKGTPQPPQSARAPCKDRPSAKQSAKSPVARDDLNECRFCNRRFAADRLQVHESICGKTAKKKRKIYDATKHRVEGTELEQYVRRGKNLSSKASNRQAPRKDWRRTHEEFINAIRAAKMAQAHVAKGGKLADLPPPPPSSNPDYVQCPHCGRKFNEAAAERHIPKCATYEFNKPKPGANKSKTSGRSMR, from the exons ATGACGTCCAGACTCGTCCAGATGCAA GCCAGGTTTCAACAGAAACAAATCCAAGAACGCGAAGAGAAACTCGTGCGTTTGTACGAATCGCAGCAGCAGAAAGCCTTCGAAAGAGTCGGTCGCGGAAGTGCCGGAAGTAACACCAGTTTGGGGTCAACTGGGGGCGGAAAAGTTCGCCAAATGTTTGACGAGAGGCGGCAAAAGGCGGGGATTGACCGGAGTTATCCGCTGGAGCCTTTGAAAGCGAGCAAGACTAATAATTCGCGAGGGGGAAGCGTGGAAAGGAAGATCACAGTTAATAGAACGGCCACGAAAAGTGTGGCGCAGATACGTAATGGGAAACCGGTAGTTAGTAAAAAAGTTGTTCAGTcgatttataataataatgacgGGGATGAGAGTTTTGAACAACATACGTACGAGAGCGATAATTTAAACCAGACTTATAACAAACACTCCGATATTGTGGAATTGATGAATAATCACAACTTGAATGATAGTTTAGATAATGAAGAAATGCCAGAGTTGGGGTTTGATGAGGTTGACGAGCCCGTTTTCACCGGGAAACTCGCCAATCTCGGCGGAAAACTGCCAAGTGAAAAGGTGGAGAAGAAAGCCAAGCCCCCGAGTAATACGTTGGGAAAAACCTTTCGTAAAGAGACCAAg CCCATCATCAAACGCAGCGTCAAACCCAGTGCTTCAGTGCAGCCGCTGAAGACGACGTCCAGCCCTGTTTCGTCTCCTGTTCGCTCGCTGTCGCAGACGATGCAATCGGCCAAG TCAAATCCGGTGAAGAAGGGGACTCCACAGCCCCCACAATCGGCGCGCGCCCCCTGCAAGGACCGGCCCTCGGCCAAGCAATCGGCCAAATCGCCCGTAGCTCGGGACGACCTGAACGAATGTAGGTTTTGCAACCGGAGGTTCGCTGCAGACCGCCTCCAGGTCCATGAGTCCATCTGTGGCAAAACGGCCAAAAAGAAACGAAAGATTTACGACGCCACCAAGCACAGGGTGGAGGGGACGGAGCTGGAGCAGTACGTGCGCAGAGGCAAGAATCTGAGTAGTAAA GCGTCGAATCGCCAAGCCCCCAGGAAGGACTGGCGCCGGACGCACGAGGAGTTCATTAACGCCATCCGAGCGGCCAAAATGGCCCAAGCACATGTGGCCAAAGGGGGCAAGTTGGCGGACttgccgccgccgccgccctCCAGCAACCCCGACTACGTCCAGTGCCCGCATTGCGGGCGCAAGTTCAACGAAGCGGCCGCCGAGAGACACATCCCCAAGTGTGCCACCTACGAGTTCAATAAACCCAAACCTGGAGCgaataaaagtaaaacttCGGGCAGGAGTATGAGATAG